One Nitrospirota bacterium genomic region harbors:
- the moeB gene encoding molybdopterin-synthase adenylyltransferase MoeB — MTMTDQQVERYSRNIILQEIGGKGQEKLLNAKVFCIGAGGLGSPVALYLAAAGVGTIGIIDNDTVDLSNLQRQILHSTKTIDVHKVDSAKATLSALNPDITIRPIKGRISSENILDLIKDYDIVLDGSDNFPTRFLVNDACFLLKKTLISGSIFRFEGQLTTIKPTADNPCYRCLYPEPPPAGMIPSCQEAGVLGVLAGTIGVLQATEAIKEIIGIGESLSKRLLIYDALDMDFREVRTKKDPKCVLCGPNPKITKLIDYEQSCTI, encoded by the coding sequence ATGACCATGACAGATCAGCAGGTGGAGAGATATAGCCGTAACATCATCCTTCAGGAAATCGGAGGGAAGGGACAAGAAAAACTTCTCAATGCAAAGGTGTTTTGTATCGGTGCGGGAGGACTGGGATCTCCGGTAGCGCTTTATCTCGCGGCGGCCGGTGTCGGCACCATCGGGATAATTGACAACGACACCGTCGACCTTTCCAATCTTCAGAGACAGATTCTCCATTCCACAAAAACGATTGATGTTCATAAAGTCGATTCGGCGAAGGCGACCCTGTCCGCTCTCAATCCGGATATTACCATTCGTCCGATCAAGGGACGAATCTCTTCAGAAAATATCCTGGATTTGATCAAGGATTACGATATCGTATTGGATGGTTCTGATAATTTTCCAACGCGGTTTTTGGTAAACGATGCCTGTTTTCTATTAAAGAAGACCCTGATTTCCGGAAGCATCTTCCGATTTGAAGGACAGTTGACCACCATTAAGCCTACCGCCGATAATCCCTGTTATCGCTGTCTCTATCCCGAACCTCCTCCTGCCGGAATGATACCAAGCTGTCAGGAAGCCGGTGTATTAGGTGTACTGGCCGGAACAATTGGGGTTCTGCAAGCAACCGAAGCCATTAAAGAGATCATCGGAATAGGTGAATCGCTGTCAAAACGACTCCTGATTTACGATGCTCTGGACATGGATTTCAGGGAAGTCAGAACCAAGAAAGACCCAAAATGTGTCCTTTGTGGCCCGAATCCGAAAATCACCAAACTGATCGACTATGAACAGTCTTGCACGATCTGA
- a CDS encoding MoaD family protein, translating to MAITVKIPTPLRKITQGAGEIEISGNNILEMINLLEKTYPGIKDRICDENGELRRFVNIYVNQEDIRFIKGKETDLKDGDEVSIVPAIAGGSQKSLKFHITFPEQKIKEPVIYLIGKEFSVIPNIRRADVSEKTGWMDLELQGEIDEIEKAVIFMKKTGITVDPIERDIIE from the coding sequence ATGGCAATTACGGTAAAAATCCCCACTCCGCTTAGGAAGATAACGCAGGGAGCCGGTGAAATAGAAATATCAGGAAATAATATCCTGGAAATGATCAATCTTCTGGAAAAAACCTACCCGGGAATTAAAGACCGGATTTGCGACGAAAATGGGGAATTGAGGCGGTTCGTAAATATTTATGTGAACCAAGAAGATATCCGGTTTATCAAGGGAAAAGAGACTGACTTGAAAGACGGCGATGAGGTTTCCATCGTTCCGGCAATTGCGGGGGGATCGCAAAAAAGCCTCAAATTTCACATTACCTTTCCGGAACAGAAGATCAAGGAACCGGTTATTTATCTGATCGGAAAAGAATTTTCGGTCATCCCGAACATCCGGCGGGCAGATGTCAGTGAAAAAACAGGTTGGATGGATTTGGAACTCCAGGGCGAAATTGACGAAATTGAAAAGGCGGTCATCTTTATGAAGAAAACCGGAATTACCGTCGATCCGATAGAAAGAGATATCATCGAATAG
- a CDS encoding threonine synthase — protein MSALRRKTGNYHSDRIRTASVSNFMKIKGLKCRECGKQYPAKAIHVCEFCFGPLEVDYNYDWIKKQISKEKIQSGPLSLWRYIDLLPVEGEATIGRHAGMTPLIEAKNLGAHLGLDHLYIKNDTVNHPTLSFKDRVVAVALTRAKELGFETVACASTGNLANSVSAHAAEGRFKGYVFIPYDLEAAKILGNLIYAPTVIAVKGTYDDVNRLCSEIASEYPWAFVNINIRPYYAEGSKTLAFETVEQLGWNAPDQVVVPIASGSLLTKIFKGLKEFEKMGLVGNVKTRINGAQAEGCSPVATAFKAKSDFIKPIKPKTIAKSLAIGNPADGYYALRTALETEGEIEMVNDKEIVEGIHLLARTEGVFAETAGGVTIAVLSKLVKQGTIKKNEVTVAYITGNGLKTQEAVADSVGHPVEIEPSLSAFEKRFKSKK, from the coding sequence ATGTCCGCTCTGCGGCGAAAAACCGGAAATTACCACTCTGACCGAATCCGAACAGCGAGTGTGTCAAACTTCATGAAAATTAAAGGTCTAAAATGCCGGGAATGCGGCAAACAATATCCGGCTAAAGCAATTCATGTTTGTGAATTTTGCTTCGGCCCGCTCGAGGTGGATTACAATTACGACTGGATAAAAAAGCAAATTTCTAAAGAAAAGATCCAGTCCGGTCCGCTCAGCCTCTGGCGTTATATTGATCTCCTTCCCGTGGAAGGTGAAGCCACGATCGGACGCCATGCCGGAATGACTCCGTTAATTGAAGCGAAAAATCTCGGGGCACATCTCGGCCTGGACCATCTCTATATTAAGAATGATACGGTTAACCACCCCACTCTTTCCTTTAAAGACCGTGTGGTGGCCGTTGCTCTGACGCGGGCCAAGGAGTTAGGATTCGAAACGGTCGCTTGTGCTTCTACCGGCAATCTTGCCAATTCGGTTTCCGCACATGCCGCAGAAGGGAGATTCAAGGGATATGTCTTTATTCCCTATGACCTGGAAGCTGCAAAGATACTGGGCAACCTGATTTATGCACCGACCGTCATTGCCGTAAAGGGAACCTATGACGATGTCAACCGTCTCTGCAGTGAAATTGCCAGCGAATACCCCTGGGCGTTTGTCAACATCAATATTCGTCCCTATTACGCCGAAGGTTCCAAAACATTAGCCTTCGAAACCGTTGAACAGCTCGGGTGGAATGCTCCCGATCAGGTGGTCGTCCCGATTGCCTCCGGATCGCTCTTAACCAAGATCTTTAAGGGTTTGAAAGAATTTGAAAAAATGGGACTTGTCGGGAATGTGAAAACCCGGATCAATGGAGCCCAGGCTGAAGGGTGTTCACCGGTTGCAACCGCATTTAAGGCAAAAAGCGACTTCATCAAGCCGATCAAACCGAAAACCATTGCCAAGTCGCTCGCTATTGGGAATCCCGCGGACGGCTACTATGCTCTCAGAACTGCCCTTGAAACAGAAGGAGAGATTGAGATGGTCAATGATAAAGAGATCGTGGAGGGAATCCACCTCCTCGCCAGGACAGAAGGAGTCTTTGCAGAAACCGCCGGCGGTGTAACGATCGCCGTTCTCTCTAAACTGGTGAAACAGGGGACGATTAAAAAGAATGAAGTCACAGTAGCTTATATTACAGGAAACGGGCTAAAGACCCAGGAAGCGGTTGCCGATTCCGTCGGTCATCCGGTTGAAATCGAACCCTCTTTATCGGCTTTCGAAAAACGATTTAAATCAAAAAAATAA
- the moeB gene encoding molybdopterin-synthase adenylyltransferase MoeB: MFEFTEDQIKRYSRHILLPEVGGKGQIRISEAKVLIVGAGGLGSPAGLYLGAGGVGTLGIIDGDLVDLSNLQRQVIHHTTDVNTPKVLSAKKKIEEINPDVKVITYQERLTAKNAIEIFKQYDIILDGTDNFSSKFLINDAAFFTKKPMIHGGILRFTGQMMTILPGKTACYRCLFKEPPPDGLVPSCQEAGVLGGVAGIIGTLQATEVFKIILKAGNLLTDQLLTHDALLMKFRKIRVPKNPRCPLCGEKPEITTLTESEQRVCQTS, from the coding sequence ATGTTTGAATTTACCGAAGACCAAATTAAACGATACAGCCGGCATATCCTCCTTCCGGAAGTGGGAGGAAAGGGACAGATCCGAATTTCAGAGGCTAAAGTGCTTATTGTCGGTGCGGGAGGCCTTGGTTCTCCGGCCGGCCTTTATCTTGGCGCTGGCGGAGTGGGGACACTCGGAATAATCGACGGGGACCTGGTCGACCTTAGCAACCTTCAGCGACAGGTGATCCACCATACCACAGACGTCAATACACCAAAGGTACTTTCTGCAAAGAAAAAAATTGAAGAGATCAACCCCGATGTGAAAGTGATCACCTACCAGGAACGGTTAACGGCCAAGAATGCAATCGAAATTTTTAAGCAGTATGACATCATTCTCGACGGAACCGATAACTTCAGCAGTAAATTCCTCATCAATGACGCCGCGTTTTTCACCAAAAAACCGATGATTCATGGCGGAATCCTCCGTTTCACGGGGCAGATGATGACCATCCTTCCGGGAAAGACGGCCTGTTATCGATGCCTCTTTAAAGAGCCGCCGCCCGACGGACTGGTCCCTTCGTGCCAGGAAGCGGGAGTGCTTGGAGGGGTGGCTGGAATTATCGGTACCTTGCAGGCCACCGAAGTGTTTAAAATCATCCTGAAAGCGGGAAACCTCTTAACCGATCAGCTGCTGACACATGATGCCCTGCTGATGAAATTCAGAAAAATCCGGGTCCCTAAAAATCCACGATGTCCGCTCTGCGGCGAAAAACCGGAAATTACCACTCTGACCGAATCCGAACAGCGAGTGTGTCAAACTTCATGA
- the cysK gene encoding cysteine synthase A gives MKSSYYQDATHAIGNTPLIQLNRLSEKGFGIVYGKAEYMNPGGSVKDRICLNMINEAEKSGLLKPGGTILEATSGNTGIGLALIASIRGYKMILVMPESMSQERVSLLNSYGVELVLTPAYEGMQGSIKESKEILAKHPDYFMPNQFTNSANPEIHRKTTAVEIWNDLDGKIDAFVAGVGTGGTITGVGEVLKSRNPKIQVIAVEPATSPVLSGGMPGPHKIQGIGAGFIPPVLNRKILDRVITVTDDDAYRTSKRLAKEEGMMVGISAGANTFAALQVAREIGPNKNIVTILCDTGERYISMEKYFNI, from the coding sequence ATGAAATCTTCATACTACCAGGATGCGACCCATGCCATCGGGAATACACCCTTGATCCAGCTCAACCGATTAAGCGAAAAAGGGTTTGGCATTGTTTACGGAAAAGCGGAATATATGAATCCGGGGGGAAGTGTCAAAGACCGTATCTGTTTGAATATGATCAATGAAGCGGAAAAAAGTGGTCTTCTAAAACCAGGTGGAACGATTCTGGAAGCAACCAGTGGAAATACGGGAATTGGATTGGCGCTCATTGCCTCCATTCGAGGATATAAAATGATTCTCGTCATGCCGGAAAGTATGAGTCAGGAAAGGGTCAGTTTACTAAACTCGTATGGCGTAGAACTGGTTCTGACCCCCGCCTATGAAGGGATGCAGGGGTCGATCAAAGAATCAAAGGAGATCCTGGCAAAACACCCGGACTATTTCATGCCCAACCAGTTTACAAATAGTGCCAACCCGGAAATTCATCGAAAGACAACAGCCGTGGAAATCTGGAACGATCTGGATGGAAAGATCGATGCTTTCGTAGCAGGTGTGGGGACAGGTGGAACGATAACCGGTGTGGGAGAAGTCCTTAAGTCACGCAATCCGAAGATCCAGGTAATCGCCGTCGAGCCGGCCACTTCTCCGGTTCTCTCGGGAGGAATGCCTGGTCCTCACAAGATTCAGGGAATTGGAGCGGGATTTATTCCTCCTGTATTAAACCGGAAAATTCTCGACAGGGTGATCACCGTCACGGACGACGACGCCTACAGAACTTCCAAACGCCTTGCGAAGGAAGAAGGAATGATGGTCGGTATTTCTGCCGGCGCCAATACCTTTGCGGCCCTTCAGGTCGCAAGAGAGATCGGACCGAACAAGAACATCGTGACGATTCTTTGCGACACCGGAGAACGATATATCAGCATGGAGAAATATTTCAATATTTAA
- the thiS gene encoding sulfur carrier protein ThiS, whose product MRLKVNGKFEEFEKETIHDLLVSKKIEPRMVSVELNSKILDRNEFESSSLKEGDVVEFLFYMGGGK is encoded by the coding sequence ACGGAAAATTTGAAGAATTTGAAAAAGAGACCATACATGACCTCCTTGTTTCCAAAAAAATAGAACCCCGGATGGTTTCCGTTGAATTAAATTCAAAAATATTGGACCGAAATGAATTCGAATCCTCTTCCTTAAAGGAAGGCGATGTAGTTGAATTTTTATTTTATATGGGAGGAGGAAAATGA